A stretch of Halogeometricum sp. S1BR25-6 DNA encodes these proteins:
- a CDS encoding DUF1059 domain-containing protein — MVQAHKLDCEAAAADCRFIIQSENEAEAVELAKNHMHDVHGKDYTDDELRSEHLQTV, encoded by the coding sequence ATGGTACAAGCACACAAACTCGACTGTGAAGCGGCTGCAGCCGATTGCCGATTCATCATCCAGTCCGAAAACGAAGCAGAAGCCGTCGAATTAGCAAAAAATCATATGCACGACGTCCACGGGAAGGACTACACAGACGACGAACTTCGATCCGAGCACCTACAGACTGTATAG
- a CDS encoding type II CAAX endopeptidase family protein: protein MKSLRFFVRRYRFATFVLLTFALTWIPWGIVAVDLRAGRSSFVTPLILLGGFGPFLAAIVVAAAGGDSRSWFRNLIDIGAPPRVWVAAVLMPVVLYVGALVVFVGAGGGFDRAGVLPAAAIPAVAFATLIRGGLEEPGWRGLALPVLQRRIGAFQASIVIGVIWALWHVPLFLMPGSSQAGTPFALYAAAVVGISIITTWLYNAAGGRVLVAVVFHTLSNAVSVTTAGGVIGGEVASQVALLAVVWTVVAILVWRYDTDRLSPNPLPEGGLDYTTPAPGNHAAEEGMTPSRIDNRE, encoded by the coding sequence ATGAAGTCTCTACGCTTTTTCGTCCGCCGCTATCGCTTCGCTACGTTTGTTCTTCTCACGTTTGCTCTGACGTGGATACCGTGGGGGATCGTCGCTGTCGACCTTCGGGCCGGGCGCTCGTCGTTCGTGACGCCACTCATCTTGCTCGGGGGGTTCGGTCCCTTCCTCGCAGCTATCGTCGTCGCTGCTGCTGGTGGGGACAGTCGCTCGTGGTTCAGGAACCTCATCGACATAGGGGCACCTCCGCGCGTCTGGGTCGCCGCGGTGCTGATGCCAGTGGTACTCTACGTCGGTGCGCTCGTTGTGTTCGTCGGGGCCGGTGGCGGGTTCGACCGTGCCGGCGTCCTGCCAGCAGCGGCAATCCCGGCAGTCGCGTTCGCGACACTCATCAGGGGGGGCCTAGAGGAACCGGGCTGGCGCGGTCTCGCCCTGCCGGTCCTCCAGCGGCGGATCGGTGCGTTCCAGGCGAGCATCGTCATCGGTGTCATCTGGGCGCTCTGGCACGTTCCGCTGTTCCTGATGCCCGGGAGTTCGCAAGCGGGAACGCCCTTCGCGCTGTACGCCGCCGCGGTCGTCGGAATCAGCATCATTACGACGTGGCTCTACAACGCGGCCGGCGGTCGCGTGCTCGTCGCCGTCGTCTTCCACACGCTCTCGAATGCCGTCTCGGTGACGACCGCTGGCGGCGTCATCGGCGGCGAGGTGGCATCACAGGTCGCGCTGCTCGCCGTCGTCTGGACGGTCGTGGCAATTCTGGTTTGGCGGTACGATACTGACCGGCTATCCCCGAACCCGCTTCCGGAGGGTGGACTGGACTACACGACACCTGCGCCGGGAAACCACGCTGCTGAGGAAGGCATGACGCCATCCCGGATAGACAATCGTGAGTGA
- a CDS encoding Cdc6/Cdc18 family protein — MAEEPSQLSDFDGQYEDPADDPLFNFDEDDPNRVNIFARKELLKVGHVPESGRIVGRDGEIKAVAAELRPIVRGDPPNNVIIYGKTGTGKSLVARHVTERARRAAESNGVSVGTVYVDCAQHNTQTRVARTVTRSLNETDKTDFDIPRAGIGSGEYYDYLWEILDTAYESVIIILDEVDRLDNDDILMQLSRARESGKADCHLGVIAVSNKIEYRNQLNERVKSSLREEEFVFQPYDANQLREIMKHRRDAFHDGVLSDDVIPLTAALAAQEHGDARKAIEILRHAGELAERENVDTVLEEHVRDAQEWAEIDRFEELLRGSTTQVKFILYSLALLTEDNPNEDGFSTNRIYERYQATTEKVDAKTLSEHRVYELLKEQAFLGVVESTRTGGGRGEGSYLEHRLVQDTGIVLKSVLRDSRLEDLA; from the coding sequence ATGGCTGAGGAACCGTCCCAACTCTCTGACTTCGACGGACAATATGAGGACCCCGCCGATGATCCTCTGTTTAATTTTGATGAAGACGACCCCAACCGAGTCAATATTTTCGCCCGGAAGGAACTGCTGAAAGTAGGCCACGTTCCTGAAAGTGGACGTATCGTCGGCCGAGATGGTGAGATTAAGGCTGTTGCTGCTGAACTGAGACCGATCGTTCGTGGCGATCCACCTAACAATGTGATTATTTACGGAAAAACAGGGACGGGGAAATCACTGGTTGCTCGCCACGTTACCGAACGAGCCCGCCGAGCTGCGGAGTCGAACGGTGTCTCTGTCGGTACGGTTTACGTCGACTGCGCGCAGCACAATACGCAGACGCGTGTTGCTAGGACAGTAACGCGTTCACTCAACGAGACGGACAAAACTGACTTCGATATTCCGCGCGCAGGAATTGGGAGTGGTGAATACTACGATTATCTTTGGGAGATTCTGGATACTGCCTACGAGTCAGTTATCATCATTCTTGACGAAGTAGATCGACTCGATAACGATGATATACTCATGCAGTTATCGCGTGCTCGCGAATCGGGGAAAGCGGACTGCCACTTGGGGGTCATTGCAGTCAGCAACAAGATAGAGTACCGAAACCAGCTGAACGAGCGTGTCAAGTCCAGCCTTCGCGAAGAGGAGTTCGTCTTCCAACCCTATGATGCGAACCAACTGCGCGAAATTATGAAGCACCGTCGAGACGCGTTCCACGATGGCGTCCTCTCCGATGATGTGATTCCGCTAACGGCGGCATTAGCCGCTCAGGAACATGGTGACGCGAGGAAAGCCATCGAGATTCTCCGTCACGCTGGCGAACTTGCCGAGCGAGAAAACGTCGATACGGTTCTTGAGGAGCACGTTCGCGATGCCCAGGAGTGGGCTGAAATCGATCGGTTCGAGGAACTGCTACGAGGGTCCACGACCCAGGTCAAATTCATTCTCTATTCTCTCGCACTACTCACTGAAGACAATCCGAACGAGGATGGGTTTTCGACCAACCGGATTTACGAACGCTATCAGGCGACGACAGAGAAAGTAGATGCGAAGACCCTCAGCGAGCACCGTGTCTATGAACTGTTAAAAGAGCAGGCATTCCTCGGTGTCGTTGAATCAACCCGAACTGGCGGTGGTCGGGGTGAAGGCAGTTATTTGGAGCATCGACTGGTTCAGGATACCGGGATTGTGCTGAAATCTGTGCTTCGAGACAGCCGGCTAGAAGACTTAGCATAG
- a CDS encoding CPBP family intramembrane glutamic endopeptidase has translation MSSPENGTSFVQRFGLALLLGVPGIVALVGYIYLTTPLTAVPAGLSLPLLALLSAVNPLLLLVVACLLGAYAAPRVGLQSYVIGRAGTGDGIWRRLRGEVRLAVGIGILGGVLVVALDAVMAPFVAQDLPQSVIGATRPTVLDVIAYAPVRFLYGGITEELMLRFGLMSVLAFVGWRATGRRIDGPRPVVMWVAILVSAILFGLGHLPALAQSVDLTPALIARTVLLNTVAGILFGWLYWRRSLEAAMVAHASFHVPLVALSLVQVAVV, from the coding sequence ATGTCCTCCCCCGAGAACGGGACCTCGTTCGTCCAGCGGTTCGGTCTAGCCTTGCTGCTAGGCGTACCCGGAATCGTAGCGCTCGTCGGCTACATCTACCTCACGACACCGCTGACCGCCGTCCCCGCTGGACTGTCGCTTCCGCTTCTCGCCCTCCTCTCAGCTGTTAATCCGCTGCTGCTCCTCGTCGTCGCATGTCTGCTCGGTGCGTACGCGGCGCCCCGAGTAGGACTGCAGTCGTACGTCATCGGTCGGGCTGGAACTGGCGACGGCATCTGGCGCCGCCTCCGTGGGGAGGTCAGACTCGCCGTCGGAATCGGCATCCTCGGGGGAGTCTTGGTCGTCGCCCTCGACGCAGTGATGGCTCCGTTCGTCGCACAGGACCTGCCACAGTCCGTGATCGGAGCAACCAGACCGACCGTTTTGGATGTCATCGCGTACGCGCCCGTTCGATTTCTCTATGGAGGGATCACCGAAGAACTCATGCTCCGGTTTGGACTCATGTCCGTGCTCGCGTTCGTCGGGTGGCGCGCCACCGGCCGTCGGATTGACGGCCCACGACCGGTTGTCATGTGGGTTGCAATCCTGGTCTCCGCCATCCTATTCGGCTTAGGTCACCTCCCCGCACTCGCTCAATCGGTCGATCTCACCCCAGCACTGATCGCGCGGACGGTTCTCCTGAACACGGTCGCAGGAATCCTCTTTGGATGGCTCTACTGGCGACGGAGCCTCGAGGCCGCGATGGTGGCTCACGCCTCTTTTCACGTCCCCCTCGTCGCGCTCTCGCTCGTCCAAGTCGCGGTGGTCTGA
- a CDS encoding class I SAM-dependent methyltransferase, whose product MATESGAKADPIDEQKLTKLVETSLVDLGATVHASLAIIGDDLGLYAALDEAGPLTSAELAEQTDTAERYVREWLRAQAAGGYVTYDPETDRYGLSPEQAHILANKESPVFMPGAFQLVASAAKIEPELREAFRTGEGIGWHEHDEDVFHGTERFFGPSYGANLVSWIEALNGIDETLKAGGRVADVGCGHGAPTIRIAEAYPDSTVIGIDYHESSIAVARERAETAGVGDRVDFEVATAREYRGIDYDLVTMFNCFHDMGDPVGVSTHVRETLADDGAWMIVEPYAKDRVEDNLTPFGRLAYSISTVACTPNSLSQEVGYGLGAQAGEEQTREVATAGGFTCFRRAAETPTSLVFEARP is encoded by the coding sequence ATGGCAACAGAATCTGGAGCGAAAGCGGACCCGATCGACGAACAGAAACTGACCAAACTCGTGGAAACGTCGCTCGTCGACCTCGGTGCGACAGTCCATGCCTCGCTGGCGATTATCGGCGACGATCTCGGGCTCTATGCGGCACTGGATGAGGCCGGGCCGCTCACCTCCGCCGAATTGGCCGAGCAAACGGATACCGCAGAACGCTACGTCCGCGAATGGCTGCGCGCGCAGGCTGCCGGCGGATACGTGACCTACGATCCCGAGACCGACCGCTACGGTCTTTCCCCCGAGCAGGCGCACATCTTAGCCAACAAGGAGAGCCCGGTATTCATGCCGGGCGCGTTCCAATTGGTCGCGTCGGCAGCGAAGATCGAACCCGAACTCCGAGAGGCGTTTCGGACGGGCGAGGGCATCGGCTGGCACGAACACGACGAAGATGTGTTCCACGGCACCGAACGCTTCTTCGGGCCATCCTACGGGGCAAACCTGGTCTCTTGGATCGAGGCACTTAACGGGATAGACGAGACGCTGAAAGCGGGCGGACGCGTCGCCGACGTGGGTTGTGGCCACGGCGCGCCGACGATCCGCATAGCCGAAGCGTATCCCGACTCGACGGTCATCGGCATCGATTACCACGAGTCATCGATAGCGGTGGCGCGTGAGCGGGCGGAAACAGCGGGTGTCGGCGACCGCGTCGACTTCGAGGTGGCGACCGCACGAGAGTACAGGGGTATCGACTACGACCTCGTCACGATGTTCAACTGCTTCCACGATATGGGTGATCCCGTGGGTGTGTCGACCCACGTCCGAGAGACGCTCGCCGATGACGGTGCGTGGATGATCGTCGAACCCTACGCCAAGGACCGGGTCGAAGACAACCTCACCCCGTTTGGCCGCCTCGCGTACTCGATTTCGACTGTAGCCTGTACGCCGAACTCGCTCAGTCAAGAGGTGGGCTACGGGCTCGGCGCACAAGCGGGCGAGGAACAGACCCGCGAAGTTGCGACTGCGGGTGGATTCACGTGCTTCCGTCGGGCGGCCGAGACACCAACCAGCCTAGTCTTCGAAGCGAGGCCGTGA
- a CDS encoding TrkA C-terminal domain-containing protein, translating into MSLSGGGEVVEVSVAPGAKIDGMTLREANERGLIASEVLVVSVERDERVLTPKGNTEIRADDLVTLFARGGLLEAAVGAFSGD; encoded by the coding sequence ATGTCGCTCTCCGGCGGGGGAGAGGTGGTGGAAGTGAGCGTCGCGCCCGGAGCGAAGATAGACGGGATGACGCTCAGAGAAGCAAACGAACGCGGACTCATCGCCTCGGAGGTACTCGTCGTCTCTGTGGAACGCGACGAGAGGGTCCTCACACCGAAGGGAAACACCGAAATCCGCGCTGACGACCTCGTGACACTCTTCGCACGCGGCGGTCTATTGGAGGCGGCGGTCGGCGCATTCAGCGGCGATTAA
- a CDS encoding AAA family ATPase, whose translation MKVILSSSRHCRFLYGVTGVGKTAATHDLLEELQESAEEYDDVDLNVIELNCTGCTTSYQVAVNLANEIRSPSHPLTTVSSMREPMSETGYQQKRIFNELYHDLESIGGTILVVLDEIDNIGSDDDILYELPRARSQLDLDVKIGVVGISNDFKFRENLSPKVKDTFCEEEILFPPYDANELQNILNQRADIALYDDVLETDVIPLCAAFSAQDSGSARQALRLLRKAADIAENDSIAGGEAKITEDHVREAKHQIQRQQVVEGMHSLTRQGQYVLLTVCQLAAEGETPERTKLIYERYQAVLRNHGSEPLKRRRVHDHLSDLSLHGILRLVDSSSGRGNYNEYELDVSLSSALDALESELGDLNDIRETAKRHRVLE comes from the coding sequence TTGAAGGTCATCTTATCATCTTCCCGCCACTGCCGCTTTCTCTATGGCGTTACCGGCGTCGGAAAGACAGCTGCGACCCACGATCTGCTAGAGGAACTGCAGGAATCCGCCGAAGAGTACGACGACGTCGATCTCAACGTTATCGAACTCAACTGTACCGGCTGCACCACGTCCTATCAGGTAGCGGTCAACCTCGCGAATGAGATCCGCTCTCCTTCTCATCCTCTCACTACGGTTTCGTCGATGCGAGAACCCATGAGCGAAACCGGGTATCAACAAAAACGCATCTTCAACGAACTCTACCACGACCTTGAGTCGATTGGTGGGACTATTCTCGTGGTTCTGGACGAAATCGATAACATCGGCTCAGATGACGATATTCTGTACGAGCTTCCACGAGCACGCTCACAATTGGATCTCGATGTGAAAATCGGTGTGGTCGGCATCTCGAACGACTTCAAGTTCCGAGAAAACCTCTCTCCGAAAGTCAAGGACACTTTCTGCGAAGAGGAGATCTTGTTTCCTCCGTACGACGCGAATGAACTGCAGAATATTCTCAACCAACGAGCCGATATCGCGCTCTACGATGATGTCCTTGAGACCGATGTAATCCCGTTGTGCGCAGCATTCTCTGCACAGGACTCAGGGTCTGCTCGGCAGGCGCTACGATTACTCCGAAAAGCAGCTGATATCGCCGAGAACGATTCGATAGCGGGTGGAGAGGCGAAAATCACCGAAGATCACGTCCGGGAGGCCAAACATCAGATCCAACGACAACAGGTCGTCGAAGGAATGCATTCGCTGACCCGACAAGGGCAGTATGTGTTGCTGACTGTCTGCCAGCTAGCAGCAGAGGGGGAAACACCCGAACGAACGAAACTAATCTATGAGCGGTATCAAGCAGTTCTTCGAAATCACGGCAGTGAACCGCTGAAACGCAGGCGGGTACACGATCACTTGTCGGATTTGAGCCTCCACGGGATCCTACGGTTGGTCGATTCATCGAGTGGACGCGGGAACTACAACGAGTACGAGCTTGATGTCTCTCTGTCGTCGGCCCTCGACGCACTCGAGAGCGAACTCGGAGACCTCAACGATATTCGTGAAACTGCCAAGCGGCATCGGGTTCTGGAGTGA
- a CDS encoding methyltransferase domain-containing protein, whose translation MSESLDVDRLERAVESIYRDVAEEPTEEYHFEMGRPLAERLGYRDQDLDTIPEEALESFAGVGYHFDFAALEERDDVLDLGSGSGTDVFIAALHVGDTGSVTGLDMTDEQLAKARQLRDEAGMENVSFEQGYIEDVPFDDGTFDVVLSNGVINLTPDKRRVFTEANRVLTVGGRLAISDIISEKLMPESIKNNEDLWAACIGGAEQVDRYTALIEEIGFEVDDVRDNTQYEFISEQAANACQKYGVKSISLGAHT comes from the coding sequence ATGTCAGAATCACTCGACGTCGACCGCCTCGAACGGGCCGTTGAAAGCATCTATCGGGATGTCGCGGAGGAGCCGACTGAGGAGTATCACTTCGAGATGGGCCGTCCCCTAGCGGAACGGCTTGGCTACCGAGACCAAGATCTCGATACGATCCCCGAGGAAGCACTGGAGTCATTCGCCGGCGTCGGATACCACTTCGATTTCGCCGCCCTCGAAGAGAGGGACGACGTCCTTGACCTCGGCAGCGGGTCGGGTACGGACGTCTTCATCGCGGCGTTACACGTCGGCGACACCGGGAGCGTGACTGGATTGGACATGACCGATGAGCAGCTCGCGAAGGCGCGACAGCTGCGCGACGAAGCGGGGATGGAGAACGTCTCCTTCGAACAGGGATACATTGAGGACGTCCCCTTCGATGACGGGACGTTCGACGTCGTTCTCTCGAACGGAGTCATCAACCTCACGCCGGACAAACGGCGGGTGTTCACGGAGGCGAATCGCGTCCTCACCGTTGGAGGGCGGCTCGCCATCTCGGACATCATCAGCGAGAAACTGATGCCCGAGAGCATCAAGAACAACGAGGACCTCTGGGCGGCCTGCATCGGCGGTGCCGAACAGGTCGACCGCTATACGGCACTCATCGAAGAAATCGGATTCGAGGTGGATGACGTCCGAGACAACACCCAGTACGAGTTCATCTCGGAGCAGGCGGCAAATGCCTGCCAGAAGTACGGCGTGAAGAGCATCTCGCTCGGCGCCCACACGTAA
- a CDS encoding Acg family FMN-binding oxidoreductase, protein MPSADLTRSVWQVEADDFPSDGTIEDQATFLLRYAILAPSSHNSQPWSFRVTGNAISITADESRWLDAADPDKRELYISVGCAVENCCIAAEHFGFDPQVEYHDPESADLAVTLMLGERDLKDPRPAELFDALTTRVTSHEVFEDRPLAADTQERLSSVVREAGVTLHLVGDPDTRDAIGELQADADRRQMNDPEYRKELGHWIGLGALGSSWLAARIGQTVITHLDIGDREAAKNSKLIQSAPVVAVLTTAADDPPAQVRTGLAFERVGLLASTEGVAVHPMSQTLERSETRERLRRLLPDGAGRPQHLFRLGHTDEETNHTPRWPLETFLSEA, encoded by the coding sequence ATGCCATCAGCAGACCTTACGCGGTCGGTCTGGCAGGTCGAGGCCGACGACTTCCCGTCGGACGGCACTATCGAAGACCAGGCAACGTTCTTGCTCCGGTACGCCATCCTGGCCCCGTCGAGTCACAACTCGCAACCGTGGTCGTTCCGCGTGACTGGAAACGCGATCAGCATTACTGCCGACGAGTCCCGCTGGCTCGACGCTGCCGACCCGGACAAGCGGGAGCTTTACATCAGCGTCGGCTGCGCTGTCGAGAACTGCTGTATCGCTGCCGAGCATTTTGGCTTCGACCCGCAGGTCGAGTACCACGATCCCGAATCCGCCGACCTCGCCGTTACCCTGATGCTGGGGGAACGCGACCTCAAAGACCCGAGGCCAGCTGAGCTGTTCGACGCGCTTACGACCCGTGTCACGAGCCACGAAGTGTTCGAGGACCGCCCCCTCGCAGCGGACACCCAAGAGCGACTGTCGAGCGTCGTTCGAGAGGCTGGCGTCACCCTTCACCTCGTCGGAGACCCAGACACACGGGACGCAATCGGCGAATTGCAGGCTGACGCCGACCGACGCCAGATGAACGACCCCGAGTATCGGAAGGAACTGGGACACTGGATCGGCCTCGGTGCACTCGGCAGTTCTTGGCTCGCGGCCCGTATTGGCCAAACTGTCATCACTCACCTCGACATCGGCGACCGGGAAGCGGCAAAGAACTCGAAACTGATCCAGAGCGCGCCGGTGGTGGCCGTCCTGACGACGGCCGCTGACGACCCGCCCGCTCAGGTCAGGACTGGGCTAGCCTTCGAGCGGGTAGGGCTGCTTGCCAGCACCGAAGGCGTTGCCGTCCATCCGATGAGTCAGACGCTTGAGCGGTCCGAGACTCGGGAACGACTCAGGCGCCTCCTCCCGGATGGAGCAGGTCGTCCACAGCACCTCTTCCGACTGGGACACACCGATGAAGAGACCAATCACACCCCTCGCTGGCCGCTCGAGACGTTTCTCTCCGAGGCGTGA
- a CDS encoding universal stress protein, which translates to MPTLEAEGFDIETRIAFGTDIAESILDVAKEIDATSIVFVPRGSGILARRLSGDVEHKLTTKSDRPVVALPRRGEGE; encoded by the coding sequence GTGCCGACACTCGAAGCAGAAGGCTTCGACATCGAAACCCGCATCGCGTTCGGAACTGACATCGCCGAGTCAATACTTGACGTCGCGAAGGAGATAGACGCGACGTCCATCGTGTTCGTCCCACGTGGTAGCGGGATTCTCGCCCGCCGCCTCAGCGGTGACGTTGAGCACAAACTCACGACGAAGTCAGACCGTCCGGTCGTCGCGCTTCCTCGACGAGGTGAGGGCGAATGA
- a CDS encoding universal stress protein, with amino-acid sequence MEHSPPDEHDCVAVATDGDGIGRPGVLCLLSRDKLSQQMELRIAAGIADGGALVVSGVDSEEIVRWAHSESLLANVEVDSVERPESLTEGWLTSVVDERDLSTIVDARRNRSRFSESGSIEVEADCTVVTVEIVERINSVSSLLVPVTAGPHVDAVLDVSRALAEATDSWLDLFTAVEDDENLPSEVETLLSHCRERLGTFEDYDEWVYEAPDPAEAIIEQSQYYDVTVLGATQKGKIRKYISGSTAGVVRNSAQNVVLTVKASDVTESRLEQWFGEGT; translated from the coding sequence ATGGAACATAGCCCGCCGGACGAACACGACTGCGTCGCCGTCGCGACAGACGGTGACGGCATCGGTCGTCCCGGCGTTCTCTGTCTCCTGAGCCGCGATAAGCTATCACAGCAGATGGAACTTCGAATAGCTGCAGGGATTGCAGACGGCGGTGCACTCGTCGTTTCAGGAGTCGATAGCGAGGAAATCGTGCGGTGGGCACACTCGGAATCGCTCTTGGCGAACGTCGAAGTCGACTCGGTCGAACGTCCGGAGTCTCTGACGGAAGGGTGGCTTACGTCAGTAGTAGACGAACGAGATCTCTCTACGATTGTTGACGCCCGGAGGAATCGCTCTCGCTTCTCGGAATCAGGGAGTATTGAGGTCGAAGCCGACTGTACTGTCGTCACGGTCGAAATTGTCGAGAGAATCAACTCCGTATCGTCGTTACTTGTACCCGTCACCGCTGGCCCTCACGTAGATGCGGTTCTCGACGTATCGAGGGCACTCGCAGAAGCGACCGACTCGTGGCTCGATTTATTCACTGCTGTCGAAGATGACGAAAATCTGCCGAGCGAGGTAGAGACACTACTGTCTCACTGCAGAGAACGCCTTGGGACATTCGAGGACTACGACGAGTGGGTGTACGAGGCACCCGATCCAGCCGAGGCTATCATTGAACAGTCTCAGTACTACGATGTTACGGTTCTCGGCGCTACACAGAAGGGGAAAATCCGAAAGTACATTTCCGGGTCGACAGCGGGCGTGGTCCGTAATTCCGCACAGAATGTCGTTCTCACCGTTAAGGCGAGCGATGTGACGGAGTCACGTTTAGAACAGTGGTTCGGAGAAGGGACTTAG
- a CDS encoding MFS transporter, whose amino-acid sequence MTLADRIGRRPPVVAGMFLTGASVFGIILVEGCLRGPCSRVCLVSGMALLYPNLMILPVDAAHPMWRATGMGVYRMWRDSRYGVGAIRIGLSMEFVNAEAAFYMTAILMFVSGTIVYLWMEETHPDFGTHDPPAPATEQPDKTVPHD is encoded by the coding sequence GTGACGCTCGCCGACCGCATCGGTCGCCGTCCTCCGGTCGTCGCAGGGATGTTTCTCACTGGTGCGAGTGTTTTCGGGATAATACTCGTCGAAGGGTGCCTCCGTGGGCCGTGCTCTCGGGTGTGTCTGGTCTCGGGGATGGCGTTACTGTACCCGAATCTGATGATACTTCCAGTCGACGCGGCACATCCAATGTGGCGTGCGACTGGCATGGGCGTCTACCGGATGTGGCGTGACTCCAGGTACGGCGTTGGTGCAATCCGGATCGGGCTCTCAATGGAGTTCGTGAACGCCGAAGCCGCATTCTACATGACTGCAATCCTCATGTTCGTCTCTGGAACGATCGTGTATCTCTGGATGGAAGAGACGCATCCCGACTTCGGGACACACGACCCGCCTGCTCCTGCGACGGAGCAACCGGACAAGACGGTTCCGCACGACTAG
- a CDS encoding DUF1059 domain-containing protein translates to MAQAHKLDCETAAADCRFIIQSENETEAIELAKAHMNEVHGKGYTDDELRSEHLQVV, encoded by the coding sequence ATGGCACAAGCACACAAACTTGACTGCGAAACAGCAGCGGCCGATTGCCGGTTCATCATCCAGTCAGAGAACGAAACGGAAGCGATTGAACTAGCTAAGGCCCACATGAACGAAGTGCACGGGAAAGGCTACACTGACGACGAACTCCGCTCCGAACATCTGCAGGTCGTATAA
- a CDS encoding OsmC family protein, whose amino-acid sequence MAADQQVSHGVDLEKLEGFAEYAADNPDEVQLGLGARSTYEGTCAHSLAKVDSYTLGGETIARETREYTIPYGAWKEVLDAGGWVGGTDRLEPVEAALSALASCINVGITINAVASGVDIEYLQTDVRTEFDPRVLFSLKDLGDADAVFENLTVEVEIESPNLDKDQVDEWARRAPVYTLVSLNQDVQLTVNTPAEVTADD is encoded by the coding sequence ATGGCGGCTGACCAGCAGGTCTCCCACGGAGTGGACCTCGAAAAACTCGAAGGATTCGCCGAGTACGCTGCCGACAATCCCGACGAGGTACAGCTCGGGCTCGGTGCCCGGTCCACCTACGAAGGGACGTGCGCGCACAGCCTCGCGAAGGTAGACAGCTACACACTCGGCGGCGAGACGATTGCACGCGAAACCCGGGAGTACACCATTCCCTACGGCGCGTGGAAGGAAGTGTTGGACGCGGGCGGCTGGGTCGGTGGAACCGACCGGCTGGAACCGGTTGAGGCAGCGCTCTCTGCGCTGGCCTCGTGTATCAACGTCGGCATCACCATCAACGCCGTCGCGAGCGGCGTCGACATCGAGTATCTCCAGACCGACGTCCGAACCGAGTTCGACCCGCGCGTTCTCTTCAGCCTCAAGGATCTCGGAGATGCCGACGCCGTCTTCGAGAACCTGACCGTTGAAGTCGAAATCGAGAGCCCGAACCTCGATAAGGACCAAGTCGACGAGTGGGCGCGGCGAGCGCCCGTCTACACGCTCGTCTCGCTTAACCAAGACGTCCAGCTCACGGTGAACACCCCGGCCGAAGTAACGGCCGACGACTAA